A single region of the Elusimicrobium sp. An273 genome encodes:
- a CDS encoding Bbp16 family capsid cement protein, translating into MLLDQNAMMSDKQAVAATAASENILDLGAASNAVPGALFAVCRTDEAFSGVTQVKVSLQTDDTADFSAAQELMAVTFALADLQSVKNLFAVVLPNGAKRFLRAYYTVSGSGTAGKLSCFLTDGVDMH; encoded by the coding sequence ATGTTACTTGATCAAAATGCCATGATGTCCGACAAGCAGGCGGTTGCCGCTACGGCCGCGTCCGAAAATATCCTTGATTTGGGCGCCGCCTCAAACGCCGTGCCGGGTGCTTTGTTTGCGGTCTGCCGCACCGATGAAGCGTTTAGCGGGGTAACCCAGGTAAAGGTGTCGCTGCAAACGGATGATACGGCCGATTTTTCCGCCGCGCAGGAGCTGATGGCCGTTACGTTTGCCTTGGCCGATCTGCAAAGCGTCAAAAATCTGTTTGCCGTCGTTCTGCCCAACGGCGCCAAGCGCTTTTTACGGGCGTATTATACCGTCAGCGGTTCGGGTACGGCAGGCAAGCTTTCCTGCTTTCTGACCGATGGCGTAGATATGCACTAG
- a CDS encoding major capsid protein → MAIIADKHYSLVDYAKQFDPSGQELAIAEVLSQSNDIIADALVTESSLDSGHEYAVRTGIPEGTWRRAYQGIEPAKATTKVVVESYGTLSAYSVVDKLVAEKGGHVEAVRTGQSRAIIAGMSNTMASNLIYGNAGQHPERFTGLAARYCELDGAESSRNVIDAGGETEGQNSSIYLVVWDTDKVFTFFPKGSKAGIQRVDYGLVNHVDADGNEYPAYKEYFEWKLGLAVQDWRYAGRICNIDVTNVPADLIDQMCELEERIQSLSMGKPVWYMNRTVKAALRKLTSNRTNVQYTPDQITSRPLMTFNEIPVHICDAITDTEDVVK, encoded by the coding sequence ATGGCAATTATTGCTGACAAACATTACAGTTTGGTGGATTACGCCAAACAATTTGATCCCTCCGGCCAAGAGCTGGCCATTGCCGAGGTATTAAGCCAGTCCAACGACATCATCGCCGATGCCCTGGTAACCGAAAGCTCGTTGGACAGCGGCCACGAATACGCCGTACGCACCGGCATTCCCGAAGGCACGTGGCGCCGCGCCTATCAGGGCATTGAACCCGCCAAAGCCACGACCAAAGTGGTGGTGGAATCGTATGGCACCTTGTCGGCCTATTCCGTAGTGGATAAACTGGTGGCCGAAAAAGGCGGCCATGTGGAAGCCGTGCGCACCGGGCAGTCCCGCGCGATTATCGCCGGTATGTCCAACACCATGGCGTCCAACCTGATCTACGGCAATGCCGGGCAGCACCCGGAACGCTTTACGGGCTTGGCCGCGCGCTACTGCGAACTGGACGGGGCCGAAAGCTCCCGCAACGTCATTGACGCCGGCGGAGAAACCGAAGGGCAAAACTCCTCGATTTACCTCGTGGTCTGGGATACCGACAAAGTGTTCACGTTCTTCCCCAAAGGTTCCAAAGCCGGCATCCAACGCGTGGACTACGGCCTGGTAAACCATGTGGACGCCGACGGCAACGAATACCCGGCTTATAAAGAATACTTTGAATGGAAGCTGGGGCTGGCGGTGCAGGACTGGAGATACGCCGGCCGCATTTGCAACATTGACGTGACGAATGTGCCCGCGGACTTGATTGACCAAATGTGCGAATTGGAAGAACGCATTCAAAGCCTGTCTATGGGCAAACCCGTGTGGTATATGAACCGCACCGTCAAGGCAGCCCTTAGAAAGCTGACCAGCAACCGCACCAACGTGCAGTACACGCCGGATCAGATTACGTCCCGCCCGCTGATGACGTTTAACGAAATCCCGGTGCACATCTGCGATGCGATTACCGACACCGAAGATGTGGTGAAATAG
- a CDS encoding portal protein, with product MKHNTQQTTDYLRLYDELKSERASWTPAWKELSAYLAPTRGFFDGQTPNQGRRIDHKTLLDSDPCLAVEVLCAGMMSGLTSPSRSWFDLTLAPEELMNLPGAREWMFEIKKRLEDVFAKSNVYSVLHGFYQEISVFGTAAFLVEEDPQKGIRCRPFTIGEYALGTDAAGRVNRFGREFFMTAEQMKDTFGPEHLPPAVARECDENRTFRWHKIIHLILPNPAQNPARQDSAHMPYLSVYLTDNGHLLRQSGYREFPVIAARWEVKNASDVYGRGPGWKCLGDVKMLQKMQKTKLVALDKSTNPPMMVSSNVQGEVNLLPGGITRYNGTTDAAVKPAYEVQPDLKSLEASIQSVRDTIRAQFFADVFLMLSTQNYSNMTAAEVAERHQEKLLVLGPVLERLKNELLDPLIDRAFNLLFRQGLLPPPPQSIEGLEMEVEYVSMIAQAQKAAGLSALVKGLNYAASLAASRPEVLDRVDYDRALEEGLTTLGVAPALLRSEQETRQIRAERMQAAQQLAAAAQAPAAAGAAPSPEK from the coding sequence ATGAAACATAATACACAACAAACAACCGATTATTTGCGCCTCTATGACGAGCTGAAAAGCGAGCGCGCCTCCTGGACGCCCGCTTGGAAAGAACTCAGCGCTTATTTGGCGCCCACCCGCGGCTTTTTTGACGGGCAAACCCCCAATCAAGGCCGCCGCATTGACCACAAAACCCTGCTGGATTCCGACCCGTGCCTGGCGGTGGAAGTGCTGTGCGCCGGCATGATGAGCGGGCTGACCAGCCCCTCGCGCAGCTGGTTTGACCTCACGCTTGCCCCCGAAGAACTGATGAACCTGCCCGGCGCGCGGGAGTGGATGTTTGAAATTAAAAAACGTTTGGAAGACGTGTTTGCCAAGAGCAACGTCTACAGCGTGCTGCACGGGTTTTATCAGGAAATTTCCGTATTCGGCACGGCCGCGTTTTTGGTGGAAGAAGACCCGCAAAAAGGCATCCGCTGCCGTCCGTTTACCATTGGGGAATACGCCTTGGGAACCGACGCCGCCGGCCGGGTAAACCGTTTTGGGCGGGAATTTTTTATGACGGCCGAGCAAATGAAAGATACGTTCGGCCCGGAGCACCTGCCGCCGGCCGTTGCCCGCGAGTGCGACGAAAACCGCACCTTCCGCTGGCATAAAATTATTCATTTGATTTTGCCCAACCCGGCGCAAAACCCCGCCCGCCAAGACAGCGCGCATATGCCTTATCTGTCCGTGTATTTAACGGACAACGGCCATTTGCTGCGCCAAAGCGGTTACCGGGAATTTCCGGTCATCGCGGCGCGCTGGGAAGTGAAAAACGCTTCCGACGTTTACGGCCGCGGCCCGGGGTGGAAGTGCTTGGGCGACGTGAAAATGCTGCAAAAAATGCAGAAAACAAAACTCGTCGCCTTGGACAAAAGCACCAACCCGCCGATGATGGTTTCTTCCAACGTGCAGGGGGAAGTGAACCTGCTGCCGGGCGGCATTACCCGCTACAACGGCACCACGGACGCCGCCGTGAAGCCGGCCTATGAAGTGCAGCCGGATTTAAAATCGCTGGAAGCTTCCATCCAAAGCGTGCGCGACACCATCCGCGCCCAGTTTTTTGCAGACGTGTTTTTAATGCTTTCCACGCAAAATTATTCCAATATGACCGCCGCCGAAGTGGCCGAACGCCATCAGGAAAAGCTGCTTGTATTGGGGCCGGTGCTGGAACGGCTGAAAAACGAACTCTTAGACCCGCTGATAGACCGCGCGTTTAACCTGTTGTTCCGCCAAGGCTTATTGCCGCCGCCGCCCCAGAGCATTGAAGGACTTGAGATGGAGGTGGAATACGTGTCTATGATTGCACAAGCGCAAAAAGCGGCCGGACTATCGGCCCTGGTGAAGGGCCTTAATTATGCGGCTTCCTTGGCGGCCTCGCGGCCGGAAGTGTTAGACCGCGTAGATTACGACCGCGCCTTGGAAGAAGGTCTTACCACGCTGGGAGTGGCGCCTGCTCTGTTACGTAGCGAGCAGGAAACCCGCCAAATCCGCGCCGAACGCATGCAGGCGGCCCAGCAATTGGCGGCTGCGGCGCAGGCGCCCGCCGCAGCCGGGGCGGCCCCTTCTCCGGAAAAATAA